One stretch of Chryseobacterium indologenes DNA includes these proteins:
- a CDS encoding carbohydrate porin gives MKTKIVWIWCILLICISREINAQITITNKKFSLGTTGRIGAGYSPNADGKTGRQLNLNNQGSLGGRMDQGDYVDFLPAFHFIPTFNGDSTKSTKIDMQARLSFYSGGTFLGNVDSKSNQGMIIALPEAFVEARNIMGSDWDVWAGSRWLRYDDIHIADYFYFDDHSATGWGLRHKNTRFSMFFPAAIDTATSNSTPYSYTNVISGSKNLIYRQREVFVLEQTFPFKNSRYNLKLLAEFHHVEKSGENSIEQYPSDRGWVLGAKLNTNLMTKIPGSFNQISVRYGTGIANGGDNGNTQTWRTYGAPDEVTKTYKDAYSITIVDHFLWNISNRWSLNPYAVFTKSKGGSANQDKAPDYYNREIFNKKTEFNTGIRATYYVNNWLHILSELHYASRKNGTQNDASMMKLVLAPTIVPTAERNVWARPHIRFIAEISRYNDQAMNTLYSPFLNQSGAKRFGTYFGIRTEWWIF, from the coding sequence ATGAAAACAAAGATTGTATGGATCTGGTGCATTTTACTTATCTGCATCAGCAGGGAAATTAATGCCCAGATTACCATAACCAACAAGAAATTTTCTTTGGGAACAACGGGAAGAATCGGAGCTGGATATTCTCCAAATGCAGATGGAAAAACAGGAAGGCAATTAAACTTGAATAATCAGGGATCTTTAGGTGGAAGAATGGATCAGGGAGATTATGTTGACTTTTTACCTGCATTCCATTTTATTCCCACCTTTAATGGTGACAGTACAAAAAGTACAAAGATCGACATGCAGGCGAGATTAAGCTTTTATTCCGGGGGAACTTTTCTTGGAAATGTAGATTCAAAATCAAATCAGGGAATGATTATAGCCTTACCAGAAGCCTTTGTAGAGGCAAGGAACATTATGGGAAGCGATTGGGATGTATGGGCAGGATCAAGATGGCTGAGGTATGATGATATCCATATTGCAGATTATTTCTATTTTGATGACCATTCAGCAACCGGCTGGGGGCTAAGACATAAGAACACCCGGTTTTCTATGTTTTTTCCTGCAGCTATTGACACTGCTACCAGTAATTCCACTCCATACTCTTATACCAATGTTATCAGTGGATCAAAAAACCTGATCTACAGACAAAGAGAAGTATTTGTTCTGGAACAGACATTTCCTTTTAAAAACTCAAGGTATAATCTGAAATTACTTGCAGAATTCCATCATGTAGAAAAATCAGGAGAAAATTCGATAGAGCAATATCCATCTGACCGGGGCTGGGTTCTAGGAGCTAAATTAAATACAAATTTAATGACAAAAATTCCTGGCTCATTCAATCAGATTTCTGTGAGGTACGGAACCGGAATTGCTAATGGCGGAGACAATGGAAATACACAAACCTGGCGGACCTATGGAGCACCTGATGAGGTAACAAAAACCTATAAAGATGCTTATTCTATTACCATCGTTGATCATTTCCTTTGGAATATTTCAAACCGATGGTCGCTTAATCCCTACGCCGTTTTCACTAAAAGTAAAGGAGGATCTGCCAACCAAGATAAAGCTCCAGATTATTACAACCGTGAAATTTTCAATAAAAAAACAGAATTTAATACGGGGATAAGAGCAACCTACTATGTTAACAATTGGCTCCATATCCTTTCTGAGCTGCATTATGCTTCCAGAAAAAATGGAACGCAGAATGATGCATCAATGATGAAGCTGGTTTTAGCTCCTACCATTGTCCCTACCGCAGAAAGGAATGTATGGGCAAGACCTCATATTCGTTTTATTGCAGAAATATCAAGATATAATGACCAGGCTATGAATACTCTTTATTCTCCATTTTTAAATCAATCAGGAGCAAAAAGATTCGGTACTTATTTCGGAATACGAACAGAATGGTGGATTTTTTAA
- a CDS encoding sugar phosphate isomerase/epimerase family protein, translating to MMNIKLGASLLSWIPPLWNSESGKYAIEKTAECGFDLIEILLPNSMDFDAVTVKKQLKENHLEAVCSLNLPKDSHIAFYPQAAEKLIKKAIDKVFELETHLLAGVLHGGIGVFTGKPLTEKEKEIIAGVWSNVADYAQTRAIDIAIEPINRYESYVCNTAENVLELIEKTGKNNLFLHLDTFHMNIEESNFYDPIINAGKKLKHIHVTESHRGMLGEGNVHWEAVFSALKEINFEGNLVLENFSSSVSGMQEKVSLWQQSSYNAQELAEGSLAFLEKNLRKLS from the coding sequence ATGATGAATATAAAACTAGGGGCTTCCCTACTCTCCTGGATTCCTCCGTTATGGAATTCAGAATCCGGAAAATATGCAATAGAGAAAACCGCAGAGTGTGGTTTTGATCTCATTGAAATACTGCTGCCTAATTCAATGGACTTTGATGCGGTTACAGTAAAAAAACAGCTCAAAGAAAATCATCTGGAAGCTGTGTGCTCATTAAACCTTCCAAAAGATTCTCATATTGCTTTTTATCCCCAAGCTGCAGAAAAGCTTATCAAAAAAGCCATTGATAAAGTTTTTGAACTGGAAACTCATCTTCTTGCCGGGGTATTGCATGGCGGAATAGGAGTTTTTACTGGAAAACCATTAACTGAAAAGGAAAAGGAGATCATCGCCGGAGTATGGAGCAATGTAGCAGATTATGCCCAAACCAGAGCTATAGATATTGCTATAGAACCTATTAACCGTTATGAATCCTATGTTTGCAATACAGCAGAAAATGTTCTGGAACTCATTGAGAAGACAGGGAAAAACAATCTCTTTCTTCACCTTGATACCTTTCACATGAATATTGAGGAAAGCAATTTTTATGATCCGATCATTAATGCTGGAAAAAAACTTAAGCATATTCATGTTACAGAATCTCACCGCGGTATGCTGGGAGAAGGTAACGTACATTGGGAAGCAGTCTTTTCTGCGCTGAAAGAAATTAATTTTGAAGGAAATCTTGTTCTTGAAAACTTCAGTTCCTCAGTATCGGGAATGCAGGAAAAGGTTTCATTATGGCAGCAATCATCCTATAATGCACAGGAACTGGCTGAAGGAAGTCTTGCTTTTTTAGAGAAAAATCTGCGAAAATTATCATAA